ctaactgatgattcaatgtgaaataatacgtgttgtgccgatatgcaaactaactgttatgtgaacattaaattgcatgcgtatcattgcgaacatgaactgatttgttatacgtgcatactataggacgtgattaattacctgtgaatgcataacctagcataccgagcaaaccaaggtgagttcacactcttaccaaggcatgggattcccggggtgttgggaatgggattgaaaggttgattagatactctattgacactatgactagactaccactttactatcctcggttgtgaaggatacctatagttacgagtagtctagtggttatacaacgtggaacaccaccacaggaaacgtggaacaccaccacaggaaacgtggaacaccaccacaggaaacgtggaacaccaccacaggaaacgtggaacaccaccacaggaaacgtggaacaccaccacaggaaacgtggaacaccaccacaggaaacgtggaacaccaccacaagtaacgtggaacaccaccaccagtaggACGTACAATCggccagtagagccacccgttacaaacgaacttactattacgcatttactttctgtgaactcgctcaactagtttgttgatcattctgttacatgccttgcaggtcgttaggtacttggagcttgcactggagaagcgggtcgttgtggacaaggatcgtggcttttccattgaattattatgacacttaaactgttaactattactggttatttattatgcttccgctacactttgaaacgaTTTATtgttgaacaccttttgtattgaatggatggttttcatttcttttacttaatattaaatgcatgttcaatatgattggtggcttgatcctggtcagtcacgctcccaagcggtgatactccgcaggtggattttgggggtgcgACATACACAACTAGTACTCGGACTCTTAGGGCAGCCCAagtgtgggttcggcccatccccccTTAGTCGAATAACACATGGGGCACTAGCACCCATCTCACACTTTACCAAAACAAACAAACctacaaaccctagctctcctctctctctctcacgatCTTGAAGGCAGCCACATACATCATCGAAGTTCATAGTGTTCGGATCAATTCTCGTTCCCATTCTATTCGGACGCGGTTGACCACTAGCATTTAgacttgacctttctgtgtatctgccgagcaaaccaaggtgagttcacaaagccaaggcatgggattcccgggtgggaattgggttggaagatttgaaatggataattacccgtacttacgctattgctagactatataccatcgtcctcaggttagtcaggacacttacgtaaaacctacgtaaactagtatccaCCACTGTCTCCcaggtcgggaggacacttacgtaaaacctacgtaaactcatacctactactgtcttccgggtcggaaggacacttacgtaaaacctacgtaaaccccacgcgtaccactgtcctcggggaagggcactcacgtaaaacctacgtgaccttgtacgtattcctgttctcgggctaagaagaacacatggttgcaaatagtctagtaagtataaatatgggaagcccccactagtaagtaataacatgggaagcccccccattagtaaggataaacatgggaagcccccattagtaacaAATATaaccatgggaaacccccactattagtacatacatacctgggaagcccccattaatgAACTTACGAATTTCCATTAcgtacttactttctgtgaactcgctcaactagttgttgactctctgctgcatgccttgcaggaccttaggtacatatggagcttgcacagggaggagcaggtcattgtgggacatggatcgtggatgccatgttaacatTTAAACATTGAACTTATGATTCACTTTggatttacatacttatgcttccgctactcaagtTACGTTTTGctaaacaccaattatattgtgatgggttgttttgattacttttaatatttaaatgctatgttcaatatgattggtggctggatcctggtcatgtcacgcctccaagcggtggtactccgcaggtggatttggggggtgtgacaccgTACCTTTTTAGGATAGGTGGTGATCGAGTGCTTAGGAGGTGTGTTTCGAAAGAGGATGGAATGGATATCCTTAGACATGTGCACGAGGGTTTAATGGGAGGCCATCACGGGCCAAATGTTACCGCATAAAAGGTTTTTGATAGTGGTTTTTATTGGCCAACGGTAGTTAGAGATGCCATAGAGTTCGTTAGGATGTGTGACCGTTGCCAACGTACCGacaacatctcatccaaggatgaaatgCCCCAAAATCCCATCCAAGTTCTTGAAGTCTTTGACGTctggggtattgatttcatgggtCCTTTCCCCTCATCGagtgggaataggtacatcctcgtggccATTGACTATGTCTCAATGTGGgtggaagctcaagctttgcctaCTAGTGATGCCAGAGTGGTGGTGAGGTTTCTAAAGAAGTTATTCACACGTTTCGGAGTTCCTAAAGCCATCATAAGTGACCGTGGTACGCATTTTTGCAATTCCATCATGGACAAGGCACTTGCACGCTACGGTGTCACTCACTGTCTTTCTACCGCATACCACCCGCAAACTAGTGGCCAAGTAGAGAATGCAAACCGAGGGGTGAATAGAATCCTAGAAAAAACGGTAGGAAaaagtagaaaggattggtcggaaAAGCTCGATGATGCATTGTGGGCATTCCACACCGCTTACAAAACACCGTTAGGAACCACGCCCTTCATGATTGTGTATGGCAAAGTGTGCCATCTTTCTGTAGAATTAGAACATCGAGCACTATGGGCTTTAAAAACCGTTTACCTTGACCTTACCGAAGCCGCAAGGAGGAGATTCTTTCAAATACATGAATTAGAGGCTCTAAGGGACGCCACCTATGAACGATCTTGGAGTATCAAGGGAAAGACTAAGGCGTTTCATGATAGGAGGTTGCGAAGGTTGAAGGAATTtaaggtaggtgataaagtgctattgttcaatttaagattgaaattgaTAGCGGGGAAGTTGAAATCGAGATGGACCGGACCGTATTTGGTAAAGGAGGGGTTTCCATACGGTACCGTCGAGTTGTATGACGAAGTTGATAAAGGTGTGTGGAAGGTAAATGGTCATCGGCTGAAACACTACTTGGGAGGTCCCATTGATACTACCGAGGAGGAAGACATTCCTCTAGAGGACCCACCCACCTTCACCGAACAATGAGTAGAGGAAAGCTTCGTTTGTAGAGTATGTACCGTTTGTATTTTCGTTAATTTTTTTCGTAATTTTTCGTAGTTTTTCATGTCTTTGTTTTGTGTGTTTGAGTATTTTGCAGGAATCACAACTATCGAGGAGCTGAAATTGCGAAGAAAACGGCATTCCAGGTAAgtcccaacacttagaaaaatttggGATGGTTTTTGTAAATCCCGtaaacggatctttcaatgatatcaaacaacctattgattgtgcggaatccaatcaataggtgattcaagaaaaacacaaaaatacgAAGAACACAATACCGAATCACTTTCAATACTTGCACACGTTCTATTACTTGAATAAGCAAAACGTCTGGTACAAGTATCCTACACCACAATCGCCTCTCTCTGATTctctagaagttgtgaaactatGATGCTCTAAGAGGTTCAAACCTTAAAACAAGTCGAAAACTTGTTTACATACCTACTAAAGCctacttccctacatgggctccccttgggcctgcttggcccacatggcctaaagcttgccCCAAGTGGCCTacaaaggtccaaaacctaatataaactgtcacaccccgaccgcgtataacatgcaaccgcggcggaaacgtcggggagtgttgggacagaattaattgtttcacaactatggcatacaaagttatattttatttattaaacacgagtgttacaatgtttcaaaacaggaaataaagtgttcagaacatattcaaactaagtctatcttcgtttttaTGTCTCTTAGGCACAGGTCagccctagtgtcacaatcatcatcctaagcaacagctcctgaaaacacatgtgaaagtaggtacgtcagcataaaaatgcctgtgagatacataggttttgtgaaaatgggattcatgacttgagtttagagaaacgtttaataacagtcagtcatgaaccttgtaaattgttttgttttgtaaatcatatgaaaaacgataagatcagatgatatgtataaataaaatgtaaggttaaatgaataacctagtaaaatgagtttgtataagataagttgtttgtaaaaataatgtcttgtgaagagtatgttatttgtgtaaaacgtaatatgtctaaactgaaatgatttaaataatgctacgataggtaatattatacaaaaacttatttataggaagtaccagcggcgtatccaccatgtttgtatcatattacatacgccacgttacttaaactatttacccaaaccaaccaccatgtaaattgtttatgtataaatcaattgtcaagtgttattgtgtaaatcatatcaaaatgttcatgtctaatgtaaaccaccaaatgtgtatatcaatgtcaaattgtttatgtttaatgtaaatcatataatgtgtatccaaaatatcatgtatggcatttgaaatatatcaactaggccataggtaaaaatgcacaaaaacagggtattgaattaaacatagtttaagtcaaagttatgttttgtggaaaaattgcatgctatactgatacaaacatctatgcggtattgtgaaaatgcatacattcaagcctttgtgactgtagtgatagacctttaaacaaattaaaggtctatatgtgttatgttcatcgtattcggtcattccttccaatccaaacaaacccgagatttcaggaatgggagttgtcaagtcctatgttACCATTACCTACaaacgggcggcatgatcggtgttaatgaatgtacattgtataatttaaacaaaccaaatgtcataccaaaatgtaggcatgtgatgaataattgtactaagtacgcacacaatgggcatacatatcataaaatgtagtgtaaaatgatgtactaagtacgcacacaaagggcatacatagcataaaagtcatgtaaatcaatgtgctagcatgctcagtcaacatacatagcagaaaatgtaatgtaaaacaatatgcttaatatgccaagtaaacatatgtagcaaaataatgtaatgtaaatcaatgtgctagcatgccaagttaacatacatagcaaaacaatgtaacgaaatcatgtactatcagtgtactaaagaacatagcaagtatatgatgtgaaaacaggaaagcatgaaagtaacaagtaggcacatgtgtttcacccaaaacagtttagaaaacagtaaaagatggggtgcaatgtactcacctgagattgctttgaagttcttttgtaataatcacacaatgctagagatcacggaatatcaaacggcacctaataggtagctatattaatataccggaccaaaatcggaaggatcggatagtatgcgggttcgtaaaccaaacgagtatggagactcgtgtaatatggtttaacaaagcctacatactaaaatgaaacctaacctaagtgcttacgacccattacgacccgtttaggtagcttctgcttactttaacgcgtcgttcgtgtaaaacgcgtttggaacgcctaacgtcgtgaccataaggtataacctcggaaggttattccctatacaactatggtcacctaaagtgtttggcaggatcctaaagatcgaccaaatgggtcgggttcgaaagtataagtgattgtttagatcgcttaccttacgaccctatataagcactatactaaaagtgacgagttaagcatgttaggacatgcttaactaagtttagaaaacaggtttggtatcaaaacaaatggttttgatacccacgagtagtttggttacaaaatacgcaagaatgcgcattttggccgaaactacgactcgtcactgagcctagataacgtggtaatcagtaggtatagtcactacggactataaccatcgtgatcacgctcacgttatgaagttccaacgaacttcgtgttgaccataagctggtcaacacagaaagtcaaacaaagtttgactttagcactagaaagcgattaaaagaacgaaagaacacttatgaagggtccccgaaagctaaacttgatctaggagctcaggtatgaagcaatggcaccaacttagagctctttgatcagttttgtgggttttacaccaaatgggggggtatttataggaaaagcaaaaccgttaggatcgtttcttgaatatcgtgccatgatctcattcatacacttgtcaagatgttgtggtatcatataatgaccctaactccagagattgtgaaagggcattgccctttggagtgattgaaaggccaaaaacagcaaaaaaatgagtttctgcatctgcagggctgacgcggcccgcgtcatgATACACACAAAaatcaggcgggccgcctggccttgtctgatcagcacaatctttcagaaatgacagttttagtccctgttgcatatttaagccatttccgacacttctaaggcccgtaaagccaactttaaggccctaaaatgatgcctaaacattgtggacatgaaacatgctcaaaaatattccggatgtcagttcgtttggtcgtacgaacgcgatgttcgcttaattatgacggaatgcgcataagcgcgaaaaacgatccaaattgcgcgacgaatggatttttctcatgccaaacactaaggcataatattataatgcttacataaatttttggatgtccggatgtattcagaacgtaagttatgcgcgaaagtgcaaacttatgcactttttgacacttttagtccctgaatgatccaaaagtttattttagcataccaaacccctcaaagcctatgtcaaagctatgtaaaggatatttatggtatgtttaaattggcatacttatgcactttttgacacttttagttccggaatgtctgttttagttcaaattggcatactttcgcagtttgtcaaatttagtccctgtaagcgaattaacttgttttagccataccaaggccttcaaaacttatttctaaattatgtaaaggttatttaaggtatgttgagtatatgtagatgttccggagtatttttcgcattaaactgagtacgtttacgcaccagtttgcgtataattctccagaaagcgatgtagaatttaaaatcgaacaaaagtcaaaacatgaaaaatgtaaaacacaaccaaacaaacattgggatcaaataacattgttttattgataactgaactattCACAAAGATTtaaagcacaaatgttacagtctcccctacttgtggaaatttcatcccgaaatttatttagaggaaactcgtggaaaatgatgcggatactttgccttcatttgatcttcgcattcccaagtaaactcgggtccacgtttagattcccagcgaaccttgaccaaaggaatgcgcttgcgcttGAGCCACTtaacttcacgttccatgatttccactggtttctcaacaaatttcagtgttttatcaacacgagtttcatcaagtggtatgtggaggttctcatcagctaaacacctcttgagattggacacgtgaaaggttggatgaacatttccaagttcaggaggtaactcaagtctgtaggctaccttaccgattctttcgacgatcttgaatggtccaacgtatctaggtgcaagttttcctttctttctgaatctgatcacacctttccaaggtgagaccttaagtaataaacaatcaccgacttgaaaatccaagggcttgtgttttaggtccgcgtaactcttttgacggcttctagctgtctgaaggttatcacgaactttcctaaccttatctgttgtctctaaaatgagggcaggtccagtaagttgagcctcgccgatctcattccagcagactggtgaacgacattttcgaccatagagggcctcgaaaggagccatgttgatgctggagtgataactgttgttgtaggaaaattcaatcaacggaagatgtgaatcccaactaccaccaaaatcgatcacacaagctctaagcataccctccagtgtctggattgttctttcagattgaccatccgtttgcggatgataagccgtgctcagattaagttgggaccccatagcagattgcatggttctccaaaaatgagaagtgaaacgagcatctctgtcagaaatgatatTCAAGGGTGTTGGACTctatatgcccaagacacatattaaattgatgtggctagtacgttatgatccaagtcgagtcatacccaataacaagctagacaaacacttatattatttatttgtgatatgatcaaacaaataaatattaacacttacaatatttagaaattggtttttctaaataattacacttgagaaactaataaattatatggataatttattttgagagaatattttatcttgttatttaattggttaaataacattataaaagGTCATGAGATGTTGCATAAAGTCTTGCAATATgatatgttatattttataaatgttATAAAATACATACAAgacttatattttataaaagaatttgattttttttataaaataaaagctaggccgccACCTTCCCCATG
The sequence above is drawn from the Helianthus annuus cultivar XRQ/B chromosome 12, HanXRQr2.0-SUNRISE, whole genome shotgun sequence genome and encodes:
- the LOC110893456 gene encoding uncharacterized protein K02A2.6-like, translating into MCDRCQRTDNISSKDEMPQNPIQVLEVFDVWGIDFMGPFPSSSGNRYILVAIDYVSMWVEAQALPTSDARVVVRFLKKLFTRFGVPKAIISDRGTHFCNSIMDKALARYGVTHCLSTAYHPQTSGQVENANRGVNRILEKTVGKSRKDWSEKLDDALWAFHTAYKTPLGTTPFMIVYGKVCHLSVELEHRALWALKTVYLDLTEAARRRFFQIHELEALRDATYERSWSIKGKTKAFHDRRLRRLKEFKVGDKVLLFNLRLKLIAGKLKSRWTGPYLVKEGFPYGTVELYDEVDKGVWKVNGHRLKHYLGGPIDTTEEEDIPLEDPPTFTEQ